Proteins from one Falco cherrug isolate bFalChe1 chromosome 7, bFalChe1.pri, whole genome shotgun sequence genomic window:
- the LOC129736468 gene encoding uncharacterized protein LOC129736468 isoform X3: MLTLLEEDEAWLVLQARTGHRNVAKSHTGAGSAGPWQSGASLVGGRTRRRYRLWEAQCCTLTSVILRLHVGETGKHNCGQQKTCGLGIHGRFNIITADVISSGNGSDDEDSSEDMIYPTVFPDWDRSVTKNEYAPSTTPGPHRENLEKATTQAQWDLISNHWWWLNPAEKTQEPTQATKGKGCNAKGALWLGAE; this comes from the exons ATGCTCACTCTGCTAGAAGAGGACGAAGCATGGTTAGTGCTGCAAGCACGCACAGGGCACCGAAATGTAGCTAAGAGCCACACTGGGGCAGGTTCAGCAGGGCCATGGCAGAGTGGTGCATCCCTTGTGGGTGGAAGAACCAGGAGGAGATACAGACTATGGGAAGCACAGTGCTGTACACTCACCTCTGTGATTCTAAGGCTGCATGTAGGGGAGACAGGAAAGCATAACTGCGGTCAGCAGAAGACTTGTGGGTTAGGGATTCATGGCAGATTTAACATCATCACAGCAGATGTGATCTCAAGTGGCAATGGTTCAGATGATGAAGACTCTTCAGAGGACATGATTTACCCAACAGTGTTTCCAGACTGGGACAGGAGTGTGACCAAGAATGAGTATGCTCCAAGTACTA CTCCAGGACCTCATCGTGAAAACCTGGAGAAAGCCACCACCCAAGCTCAGTGGGATCTGATCTCAAACCACTGGTGGTGGTTGAACCCTGCAGAGAAGACGCAAGAACCCACGCAAGCAACCAAGGGTAAAGGATGTAATGCTAAGGGGGCTCTTTGGTTAGGGGCGGAATAA
- the LOC129736468 gene encoding uncharacterized protein LOC129736468 isoform X4, with translation MNHVLTAPGPHRENLEKATTQAQWDLISNHWWWLNPAEKTQEPTQATKADVISSGNGSDDEDSSEDMIYPTVFPDWDRSVTKNEYAPSTTPGPHRENLEKATTQAQWDLISNHWWWLNPAEKTQEPTQATKGKGCNAKGALWLGAE, from the exons ATGAACCATGTCCTAACAGCTCCAGGACCTCATCGTGAAAACCTGGAGAAAGCCACCACCCAAGCTCAGTGGGATCTGATCTCAAACCACTGGTGGTGGTTGAACCCTGCAGAGAAGACGCAAGAACCCACGCAAGCAACCAAGG CAGATGTGATCTCAAGTGGCAATGGTTCAGATGATGAAGACTCTTCAGAGGACATGATTTACCCAACAGTGTTTCCAGACTGGGACAGGAGTGTGACCAAGAATGAGTATGCTCCAAGTACTA CTCCAGGACCTCATCGTGAAAACCTGGAGAAAGCCACCACCCAAGCTCAGTGGGATCTGATCTCAAACCACTGGTGGTGGTTGAACCCTGCAGAGAAGACGCAAGAACCCACGCAAGCAACCAAGGGTAAAGGATGTAATGCTAAGGGGGCTCTTTGGTTAGGGGCGGAATAA
- the LOC129736468 gene encoding uncharacterized protein LOC129736468 isoform X2, translating to MNHVLTAPGPHRENLEKATTQAQWDLISNHWWWLNPAEKTQEPTQATKDVISSGNGSDDEDSSEDMIYPTVFPDWDRSVTKNEYAPSTSKELPFSFGGFLLLFPDLPDVPPPLPHIPCVKIGCSPVHHLFQAHLLCHGKYSFRFLRPISLEARSSMASRIDTLPLYLICGLPSWHVVSQGIIPLWKEIPASTHMAQLFPFSCQYLFVLLHTLDKKVVDSCNFSKQKSLSILKCLSEIYGTLLFEMLCSKKIWCSGNVTGVKLCLSLHAMLNTYLESVSGVDFADSIRPKGVHVSFEWNGCSPEPRSLAALASWGSQ from the exons ATGAACCATGTCCTAACAGCTCCAGGACCTCATCGTGAAAACCTGGAGAAAGCCACCACCCAAGCTCAGTGGGATCTGATCTCAAACCACTGGTGGTGGTTGAACCCTGCAGAGAAGACGCAAGAACCCACGCAAGCAACCAAGG ATGTGATCTCAAGTGGCAATGGTTCAGATGATGAAGACTCTTCAGAGGACATGATTTACCCAACAGTGTTTCCAGACTGGGACAGGAGTGTGACCAAGAATGAGTATGCTCCAAGTACTAGTAAGGaacttcctttctcttttggtggtttcttgcttctttttcctgacCTACCTGATGTTCCTCCTCCTTTGCCACACATACCCTGTGTGAAAATTGGATGCTCTCCTGTTCATCACTTGTTTCAAGCACACCTCCTGTGCCACGGGAAATACTCATTTAGATTTCTGAGGCCCATATCCCTAGAAGCACGATCTTCCATGGCTTCTAGAATTGACACCTTGCCTCTATATCTTATTTGTGGGCTTCCCTCATGGCATGTTGTATCTCAAGGAATAATTCCTCTTTGGAAAGAGATTCCAGCCTCTACACATATGGCACAATTGTTTCCGTTTTCATGCCAATACTTATTTGTCTTGCTTCACACACTAGACAAAAAGGTTGTAGATTCATGtaatttttctaaacaaaaatctCTTTCCATCCTTAAATGCCTGTCAGAAATCTATGGAACATTACTATTTGAAATGCTATGTTCTAAGAAAATATGGTGCAGTGGTAATGTGACAGGAGTAAAGCTATGCCTCTCTCTCCATGCTATGCTGAACACCTACCTGGAAAGTGTTTCTGGTGTGGATTTTGCTGACAGCATCAGGCCAAAGGGAGTGCATGTGTCTTTTGAGTGGAATGGCTGTAGTCCTGAGCCCAGGTCCTTGGCAGCATTGGCTTCATGGGGTTCTCAGTAG
- the LOC129736468 gene encoding uncharacterized protein LOC129736468 isoform X1, producing the protein MNHVLTAPGPHRENLEKATTQAQWDLISNHWWWLNPAEKTQEPTQATKADVISSGNGSDDEDSSEDMIYPTVFPDWDRSVTKNEYAPSTSKELPFSFGGFLLLFPDLPDVPPPLPHIPCVKIGCSPVHHLFQAHLLCHGKYSFRFLRPISLEARSSMASRIDTLPLYLICGLPSWHVVSQGIIPLWKEIPASTHMAQLFPFSCQYLFVLLHTLDKKVVDSCNFSKQKSLSILKCLSEIYGTLLFEMLCSKKIWCSGNVTGVKLCLSLHAMLNTYLESVSGVDFADSIRPKGVHVSFEWNGCSPEPRSLAALASWGSQ; encoded by the exons ATGAACCATGTCCTAACAGCTCCAGGACCTCATCGTGAAAACCTGGAGAAAGCCACCACCCAAGCTCAGTGGGATCTGATCTCAAACCACTGGTGGTGGTTGAACCCTGCAGAGAAGACGCAAGAACCCACGCAAGCAACCAAGG CAGATGTGATCTCAAGTGGCAATGGTTCAGATGATGAAGACTCTTCAGAGGACATGATTTACCCAACAGTGTTTCCAGACTGGGACAGGAGTGTGACCAAGAATGAGTATGCTCCAAGTACTAGTAAGGaacttcctttctcttttggtggtttcttgcttctttttcctgacCTACCTGATGTTCCTCCTCCTTTGCCACACATACCCTGTGTGAAAATTGGATGCTCTCCTGTTCATCACTTGTTTCAAGCACACCTCCTGTGCCACGGGAAATACTCATTTAGATTTCTGAGGCCCATATCCCTAGAAGCACGATCTTCCATGGCTTCTAGAATTGACACCTTGCCTCTATATCTTATTTGTGGGCTTCCCTCATGGCATGTTGTATCTCAAGGAATAATTCCTCTTTGGAAAGAGATTCCAGCCTCTACACATATGGCACAATTGTTTCCGTTTTCATGCCAATACTTATTTGTCTTGCTTCACACACTAGACAAAAAGGTTGTAGATTCATGtaatttttctaaacaaaaatctCTTTCCATCCTTAAATGCCTGTCAGAAATCTATGGAACATTACTATTTGAAATGCTATGTTCTAAGAAAATATGGTGCAGTGGTAATGTGACAGGAGTAAAGCTATGCCTCTCTCTCCATGCTATGCTGAACACCTACCTGGAAAGTGTTTCTGGTGTGGATTTTGCTGACAGCATCAGGCCAAAGGGAGTGCATGTGTCTTTTGAGTGGAATGGCTGTAGTCCTGAGCCCAGGTCCTTGGCAGCATTGGCTTCATGGGGTTCTCAGTAG